A portion of the Phyllobacterium zundukense genome contains these proteins:
- a CDS encoding ABC transporter permease — protein MADIATNVPTSERSKFFRILIRRKTVLFGLIVLAIFVLLAVFAPLITPYSPSKLSIVNRLKPPDMKWLFGTDEFGRDVFSRTIFSARLSLLVGFAVVVLASLIGVTLGILAGFFQKLDAPITRLIDAMMAFPDILLAIALVAALGPSLTTVIVALSIVYAPRLARIVRASTLVIRELPYVEAATSLGISTPHIMTRHILRNLLSPILVQGTFLFANAMLAEAGLSFLGLGVSPEVPTWGTMIASGRQYIGKADWMTLFPGIAIVLAVLSLQMVGDGFRDLLDPRLRKDL, from the coding sequence ATGGCCGATATTGCAACCAACGTCCCTACAAGCGAGCGCTCGAAATTTTTCCGGATATTGATCCGGCGCAAGACCGTGCTGTTCGGGCTGATCGTTCTCGCCATCTTCGTGCTTCTTGCGGTCTTCGCACCTCTGATCACACCCTATTCGCCGAGCAAATTGTCCATCGTCAACCGCCTGAAGCCACCGGACATGAAGTGGCTCTTTGGCACGGACGAATTCGGCCGCGACGTATTCTCGCGGACGATCTTTTCGGCGCGGTTGTCGCTATTGGTCGGTTTCGCCGTGGTGGTGCTTGCATCATTGATCGGCGTGACCCTTGGCATCCTCGCTGGATTTTTCCAGAAGCTCGACGCGCCGATTACCCGCCTTATCGACGCGATGATGGCCTTTCCGGATATTCTGTTGGCGATTGCGCTCGTTGCAGCACTCGGGCCATCGCTGACCACAGTCATCGTCGCACTCAGTATCGTCTATGCACCGCGCCTTGCTCGTATCGTTCGCGCCTCGACATTGGTCATTCGCGAACTGCCCTATGTGGAGGCTGCGACCTCGCTTGGAATCTCGACGCCGCATATCATGACGCGGCATATCCTGCGCAATCTGCTATCGCCCATTCTCGTGCAAGGGACATTCCTCTTCGCCAATGCCATGCTCGCGGAAGCGGGACTCTCGTTCCTCGGGCTTGGCGTCAGCCCCGAAGTGCCAACCTGGGGCACGATGATCGCGTCCGGCCGTCAATATATCGGCAAGGCGGACTGGATGACGCTATTCCCCGGCATCGCCATCGTGCTTGCCGTTCTTTCCCTGCAGATGGTTGGCGACGGTTTCCGCGACCTTCTCGATCCCCGCCTCAGAAAGGATCTCTGA
- the rhaI gene encoding L-rhamnose catabolism isomerase: MAELHISGELIATENDRLLAAHKSDYEALGAHLARRNIDIDAITSKVAEFFVAIPSWGVGTGGTRFARFPGIGEPRGIFDKLDDCAVIQQLTRTTPNVSLHIPWDKADPKHLKAHADAHGLGFDAMNSNTFSDAPDQAHSYKYGSLSHVNASTRTQAIEHNIECIEIGAAIGSKALTVWVGDGSNFPGQSNFAKAFERYLGSMSEIYKALPDDWRIFSEHKMYEPAFYSTVVQDWGTNYLIARTLGPKAYCLVDLGHHAPNTNIEMIVSRLIQFKKLGGFHFNDSKYGDDDLDAGSIDPYRLFLVFNELVDAEDRGVENFHPAHMIDQSHNVTDPIESLISSANEIRRAYAQALLVDRKALSAYQDENDALMASNALKRAYRTDVEPILAEARRRSAGAIDPVATYRKSGYRELVGRERPVSVAGGGGII, from the coding sequence ATGGCTGAGCTACATATTTCCGGTGAACTGATAGCGACCGAAAACGACCGGCTGCTCGCTGCACACAAGAGCGACTATGAGGCGCTGGGCGCCCATCTCGCGCGACGCAACATCGATATCGATGCAATCACCAGCAAGGTCGCGGAATTTTTCGTCGCCATACCGTCGTGGGGTGTTGGCACGGGCGGCACGCGGTTTGCGCGCTTTCCCGGCATAGGCGAGCCGCGCGGCATTTTCGACAAGCTCGACGATTGTGCGGTGATCCAGCAATTGACACGCACAACGCCGAATGTGTCGTTGCATATCCCTTGGGACAAGGCGGATCCAAAACATCTGAAGGCTCATGCCGATGCACACGGCCTTGGTTTCGATGCAATGAATTCCAACACGTTCTCCGATGCACCCGATCAGGCGCATTCCTACAAATATGGATCACTCAGCCATGTGAATGCTTCGACGCGGACACAGGCGATCGAGCACAATATCGAATGTATCGAGATCGGTGCAGCGATTGGCTCGAAAGCCCTGACCGTGTGGGTTGGCGATGGCTCCAATTTTCCGGGGCAGAGCAATTTTGCCAAGGCCTTCGAGCGTTATCTCGGATCCATGTCGGAAATATATAAAGCGCTGCCGGATGATTGGCGCATCTTCTCCGAACACAAGATGTATGAGCCGGCTTTCTATTCGACCGTGGTACAGGATTGGGGGACAAACTATCTGATCGCGCGGACATTGGGGCCGAAAGCCTATTGCCTTGTCGATCTCGGCCACCATGCGCCGAATACCAATATCGAGATGATCGTTTCGCGGCTGATCCAGTTCAAGAAACTAGGCGGCTTCCATTTCAATGATTCCAAATATGGCGATGACGATCTCGATGCGGGTTCGATCGATCCCTATCGCCTGTTTCTCGTCTTCAATGAACTCGTCGACGCGGAAGATCGCGGCGTAGAGAACTTCCATCCCGCCCACATGATCGATCAGTCGCACAATGTCACTGATCCGATCGAAAGCCTGATCTCAAGCGCCAATGAAATTCGCCGGGCTTACGCTCAGGCTTTGCTGGTGGATCGAAAGGCATTGAGCGCTTACCAGGATGAGAACGATGCGCTGATGGCTTCCAATGCATTGAAGCGAGCCTACCGCACCGATGTCGAACCAATCCTCGCCGAGGCGCGCCGGCGATCAGCTGGAGCGATCGATCCTGTCGCCACCTATCGCAAGAGTGGTTACCGCGAATTGGTCGGCAGGGAACGACCAGTAAGCGTCGCTGGCGGCGGCGGAATAATTTAA
- a CDS encoding bifunctional rhamnulose-1-phosphate aldolase/short-chain dehydrogenase: MADKVQLLDNRWDDQKASGLDEPGKLLYRSNLLGADKRITNYGGGNTSAKVIETDPLTGKPVEVLWVKGSGGDVGTIKLDGFATLYMEKLESLKSIYKGVEDEDRMVGFLPHCTFNLNSRAASIDTPLHGFVPFRHVDHMHPDAIIAIAASKNSRELTQEIFGDQIGWLPWRRPGFQLGLDLGAYVADHPNSKGVVLESHGLFTWANDAKECYELTLDIINKAIIWFDQKTAGNAAFGGEVTKSLDASERRAVAAKLMPEIRGKIGVSERKLGHFDDQPAVLEFVNSNDLRPLAALGTSCPDHFLRTKIRPLVLDFNPANPDVDAVAASLEAALEAYRADYTRYYNDCKHDNSPAMRDPNPVIFLIPGVGMLSFAKDKATARIAGEFYVNAINVMRGASSVSEYQGLPEQEAFDIEYWLLEEAKLQRMPKPKSLAGRVAFVTGGAGGIGRATAERLLGEGACVVLADIDAEALKTAHDDFARRYTADAVRSVQLNVTDEAGVIASYAEASVEFGGVDILVSNAGIASSAPIETTELSMWTRNIDILATGYFLVAREAFRLFRRQKIGGNVVFVASKNGLAASPNASAYCAAKAAEIHLARCLALEGAEGGIRVNTVNPDAVLRGSKIWNGEWREQRAASSNLQVDELEEHYRKRSLLKLNVLPEDIAEAIYFLASDASAKSTGNIINVDAGNAQSFTR, encoded by the coding sequence ATGGCAGACAAGGTCCAACTTCTGGATAATCGTTGGGACGATCAAAAGGCCTCTGGTCTGGATGAACCGGGCAAGCTGCTTTACCGCTCCAATCTGCTGGGTGCCGACAAGCGCATCACCAATTATGGTGGTGGCAATACTTCCGCGAAAGTAATCGAAACCGACCCTTTGACCGGCAAGCCGGTCGAGGTGCTGTGGGTCAAGGGGTCGGGCGGCGATGTCGGCACGATCAAGCTCGATGGTTTTGCCACGCTTTATATGGAAAAGCTGGAATCGCTGAAGTCCATCTACAAGGGCGTCGAGGACGAGGATCGCATGGTCGGCTTCCTGCCGCACTGCACCTTCAACCTCAATAGCCGCGCTGCCTCCATCGATACGCCGCTGCACGGATTTGTGCCGTTCAGACATGTCGATCACATGCATCCCGATGCGATCATCGCCATTGCCGCGTCGAAAAACTCCCGCGAATTGACGCAGGAAATCTTCGGCGACCAGATCGGCTGGTTGCCGTGGCGTCGTCCCGGTTTCCAGCTCGGTCTCGATCTTGGCGCCTATGTGGCTGACCATCCAAATTCAAAAGGTGTCGTGCTCGAAAGCCATGGTCTCTTCACGTGGGCCAATGATGCCAAGGAATGCTATGAACTGACGCTGGACATCATCAACAAGGCGATCATCTGGTTCGATCAGAAAACCGCCGGGAACGCGGCCTTTGGCGGGGAGGTCACCAAAAGTCTGGATGCCTCCGAACGGCGTGCTGTTGCGGCAAAATTGATGCCGGAAATTCGCGGAAAAATCGGTGTGTCGGAGCGTAAGCTTGGTCATTTCGACGATCAACCGGCCGTGCTCGAATTCGTCAATTCGAACGATCTGCGCCCGCTCGCGGCCTTGGGCACGAGCTGTCCGGACCATTTCCTGCGCACGAAAATTCGGCCGCTCGTACTCGACTTCAATCCGGCGAACCCGGACGTGGATGCGGTAGCCGCATCGCTCGAGGCCGCGCTGGAAGCATACCGCGCCGACTACACCCGCTATTACAATGACTGCAAGCACGACAATTCGCCGGCTATGCGCGATCCCAACCCAGTGATTTTCCTGATCCCCGGGGTTGGCATGCTGTCCTTCGCCAAGGACAAGGCGACCGCGCGCATCGCGGGCGAGTTTTACGTCAACGCGATCAACGTCATGCGCGGCGCTTCATCGGTCTCCGAGTATCAGGGCCTGCCCGAACAGGAAGCCTTCGACATCGAGTACTGGCTGCTCGAAGAAGCCAAGCTCCAGCGCATGCCGAAACCCAAGTCATTGGCAGGCCGGGTAGCTTTCGTCACCGGCGGCGCCGGCGGCATCGGCCGGGCGACGGCGGAACGGCTTTTGGGCGAGGGCGCCTGTGTGGTGCTTGCCGACATTGATGCTGAAGCATTGAAGACGGCGCATGACGATTTCGCCAGACGCTATACGGCGGATGCCGTACGCAGCGTTCAGTTGAACGTGACGGATGAGGCAGGGGTGATCGCCAGCTACGCCGAAGCTTCCGTGGAATTTGGCGGTGTCGATATTCTGGTTTCCAATGCCGGCATCGCATCCTCGGCGCCAATCGAGACGACCGAGCTTTCGATGTGGACGCGCAATATCGATATTCTTGCAACCGGCTATTTCCTCGTCGCGCGCGAGGCGTTCCGGCTGTTCCGCAGGCAGAAGATTGGCGGTAATGTCGTCTTCGTCGCGTCGAAGAACGGCCTTGCCGCGTCGCCAAATGCGAGCGCCTATTGCGCGGCCAAGGCTGCGGAAATCCATCTGGCCCGCTGTCTGGCACTGGAGGGCGCTGAAGGGGGCATTCGCGTCAATACGGTCAATCCCGATGCGGTACTGCGGGGCTCGAAAATCTGGAACGGCGAGTGGCGTGAGCAGCGCGCCGCCTCCTCCAATCTGCAGGTTGACGAGCTTGAGGAACACTATCGCAAGCGTTCACTGCTGAAGCTCAATGTGCTGCCGGAAGACATCGCCGAAGCAATATATTTTCTTGCCTCGGACGCATCCGCCAAATCGACTGGTAATATCATCAATGTCGATGCGGGCAACGCGCAGAGCTTTACGCGTTAG
- the rhaS gene encoding rhamnose ABC transporter substrate-binding protein, translating into MKLLKKLALGSAFAFAMLASQAHAADTVKIGLVVKSLGNGFFEAANKGAQEAAKELGDVEVIYTGPTSTTAEGQIEVINALIAQNVNAIAISANDPDAVIPALKKAMARGIKVISWDSAVAKDGRIMHLNPSSNELIGKMCLQLAADHLKDGKGDFAILSATTTSTNQNTWIEEMKKQLPNFPGLNLVTTVYGDDLSDKSYREAQGLLTSQPNVKVIVAPTTVGVLAASQAVADAKKIGDVYVTGLGLPSEMAGAIKSGATKEFAIWNPIDLGYSATQIAYRLVKGETDGAPGSEIAAGRMGKIKVGDNGEAAMADPFVYDAKNIDQFSKIF; encoded by the coding sequence ATGAAACTTTTGAAGAAACTCGCGCTGGGATCGGCATTCGCCTTTGCCATGCTCGCATCGCAGGCGCACGCTGCCGATACGGTCAAGATCGGCCTCGTCGTCAAATCGCTTGGCAACGGCTTTTTCGAAGCGGCCAACAAGGGCGCGCAGGAAGCGGCGAAAGAGCTTGGCGACGTCGAGGTCATCTATACCGGCCCGACATCGACGACGGCGGAAGGCCAGATCGAGGTGATCAACGCTCTGATCGCGCAGAACGTCAATGCAATCGCGATTTCCGCTAATGACCCCGACGCTGTCATTCCGGCGCTGAAGAAGGCCATGGCGCGCGGGATCAAAGTCATTTCGTGGGATTCCGCCGTCGCCAAGGATGGCCGCATCATGCACCTCAATCCATCATCGAACGAATTGATCGGCAAGATGTGCCTGCAGCTCGCCGCCGACCATCTGAAGGACGGCAAGGGTGATTTCGCCATTCTTTCCGCTACGACTACCTCGACCAACCAGAATACCTGGATCGAGGAGATGAAGAAGCAACTGCCGAATTTCCCGGGCCTCAATCTCGTGACGACCGTCTATGGTGACGACCTTTCCGACAAGAGCTACCGTGAAGCACAGGGCCTGCTGACCTCGCAGCCGAATGTGAAGGTCATCGTCGCACCGACGACGGTCGGCGTCCTTGCCGCGTCGCAGGCCGTGGCCGATGCCAAGAAGATCGGCGACGTCTATGTAACGGGTCTTGGCCTTCCTTCTGAAATGGCCGGCGCGATCAAGTCCGGTGCGACCAAGGAATTCGCTATCTGGAACCCGATCGACCTTGGCTATTCGGCAACCCAGATCGCCTATCGCCTCGTCAAGGGTGAGACGGACGGTGCTCCCGGCAGCGAAATTGCAGCCGGACGCATGGGCAAGATCAAGGTCGGCGACAATGGCGAAGCAGCCATGGCTGATCCATTCGTTTACGACGCCAAGAATATCGATCAGTTCTCCAAGATATTCTGA
- a CDS encoding ABC transporter permease, producing MLRYILQRFIGMIIVMFLVVTIVFIIVRVTPGDPAAVMLGPEATAADIAALRQQLGLDQSILLQYIYFIGNLFKGDLGQSIFLNQPVLQALAQRAEPTFFLTIFSLLIASVIAIPIGIYAAYRRGSFFDQAATAVAMLAASIPSFWLGLILMQIFAVRFGLFPVSGYGGPGTSLMERLGYLVLPAFALGIVSSALIMRFTRASMLDVLGDDYIRTARAKGVDERRVVLKHAFKNALIPILTVLGLTAAVLISGAVVTETVFGLPGVGSLVVSAVLRRDYPVIQGALLIIAALYVLINFAIDMLYLVVDPRVRY from the coding sequence ATGCTCCGCTACATACTCCAACGCTTTATCGGCATGATCATCGTTATGTTTCTGGTGGTGACGATAGTTTTCATCATCGTGCGCGTTACGCCGGGTGATCCCGCTGCCGTGATGCTTGGGCCGGAGGCGACTGCGGCGGATATTGCAGCGCTGCGTCAGCAACTCGGGCTCGATCAATCCATTCTGCTGCAATATATCTATTTCATCGGCAATCTGTTCAAGGGCGATCTCGGGCAGTCCATCTTTCTCAACCAGCCCGTACTGCAGGCGCTGGCCCAGCGCGCCGAACCGACCTTCTTTCTCACAATCTTCTCGCTGTTGATTGCCAGCGTCATCGCCATTCCGATCGGCATTTATGCTGCATACCGGCGCGGGTCATTCTTCGATCAGGCAGCAACGGCAGTAGCGATGCTGGCCGCAAGTATCCCAAGCTTCTGGCTGGGACTCATCCTGATGCAGATATTCGCCGTACGATTTGGCCTGTTTCCCGTATCCGGCTATGGCGGGCCGGGAACATCGCTGATGGAACGGCTTGGATATCTGGTGCTGCCGGCGTTCGCGCTCGGCATCGTCTCTTCCGCACTCATCATGCGTTTCACCCGCGCCTCAATGCTCGATGTACTTGGCGACGACTATATTCGCACGGCGCGTGCCAAGGGCGTGGATGAGCGGCGGGTCGTCCTAAAACATGCCTTCAAGAACGCGCTGATTCCGATCCTCACCGTCCTCGGTCTGACAGCTGCCGTGCTGATCTCGGGTGCTGTCGTCACAGAGACCGTGTTTGGTCTTCCCGGTGTCGGCAGTCTTGTGGTGTCAGCGGTATTGCGGCGGGACTACCCTGTCATCCAGGGCGCGCTGCTGATCATCGCAGCGCTCTACGTCCTCATCAACTTTGCCATCGATATGCTCTACCTCGTCGTCGATCCAAGGGTGCGCTACTGA
- a CDS encoding IclR family transcriptional regulator yields MDAPVSSEETTARRSRVSGIDRALQVLDYLYETGSPAGVYAIAKAIGAPLSTVYVIIDDLVEKNLLSRNGDNTVWLGARLYHYGLAYARSLDFLNVANHEMHNLSRVSGETVQVCGRDGDHMMVLAMADGPGHFQVTSRVGTRVPLNWTASGRLLVGHLPEQERLDLFEHCAKSSPTGRAVIDPSVLSESAKQALQARISIQAGESDYAVACIASPICDDNGACIATISIVLPEQKITDNPDRYTAEVKASAERIETVMGWRSHS; encoded by the coding sequence ATGGACGCACCTGTTTCCAGTGAAGAAACGACTGCCCGCCGCTCGCGTGTCAGCGGTATCGATCGTGCCCTGCAGGTTCTTGATTATCTGTACGAAACGGGAAGTCCGGCGGGCGTCTACGCGATCGCCAAGGCCATTGGCGCTCCCCTTTCCACCGTCTACGTGATCATCGACGATCTCGTTGAAAAGAACCTCCTGTCGCGCAATGGCGATAACACCGTCTGGCTGGGCGCGCGGCTCTACCACTATGGTCTTGCCTATGCGCGCTCGCTGGATTTTCTCAATGTCGCCAATCACGAGATGCACAATCTCAGTCGCGTTTCGGGCGAAACGGTACAGGTCTGCGGTCGCGATGGCGATCATATGATGGTGCTGGCGATGGCTGACGGCCCGGGGCATTTTCAGGTGACGTCGCGTGTCGGCACCCGCGTGCCGCTCAACTGGACTGCATCCGGCCGCCTGCTGGTTGGTCATCTGCCGGAACAGGAACGGCTGGACTTGTTCGAGCATTGCGCAAAATCCTCTCCGACTGGGCGCGCCGTGATCGATCCGTCCGTTTTGTCCGAGTCGGCCAAACAAGCCCTGCAGGCACGCATCTCCATACAGGCGGGCGAATCCGACTATGCGGTTGCCTGTATCGCCTCGCCGATCTGCGATGACAATGGCGCCTGTATTGCCACCATTTCCATCGTTCTGCCCGAACAGAAGATCACCGACAATCCCGATCGCTACACAGCCGAGGTCAAGGCCTCGGCGGAGCGGATCGAAACGGTGATGGGCTGGCGCAGTCATTCCTGA
- a CDS encoding aminotransferase class V-fold PLP-dependent enzyme: MQPDIRQSLGLRPVINVSGTMTSLGASIVVPEAVAAMSAILPQFVEINDLHKRASPVIARLTGGDAGFVTASCSAAISLAVAATMTGSDLAAIERLPDTTGLKDEVIIQTGHVVSYGAPVDQGIRLAGAKAVLIGQATSCYPYHLEGAINERTAAAVFVVSHHTVQYGLIALKKFAELCHARGVPVIVDAASEYDLKIFLAEGADIALYSSHKFLGGPTGGIVAGRKDLVRNAFLQNMGIGRGMKLGKESILGTVAALEAWEKRDHAGIREKETGYLNLWKQTLAGRPGVTAEIEPDPTHNPLDRLRVTVNPQEAHITAWDLADTLARGAHPVIVRDHEAEHGFFYMDPCNLHPGEEKIVASRLDEELSKARASNEIISTPFEERYARRIAGLMRWPD, encoded by the coding sequence ATGCAGCCCGATATACGCCAGTCGCTGGGACTAAGACCCGTGATCAACGTTTCCGGGACGATGACATCGCTGGGGGCGTCAATCGTGGTGCCGGAGGCGGTCGCGGCAATGAGTGCCATACTCCCGCAATTCGTGGAAATCAACGACCTGCATAAGCGAGCGAGCCCGGTGATCGCACGTTTGACGGGCGGCGATGCGGGCTTTGTCACCGCATCCTGTTCGGCCGCAATCAGTCTCGCCGTGGCGGCGACAATGACCGGAAGCGATCTTGCTGCAATAGAGCGACTGCCGGACACCACCGGTCTGAAGGATGAAGTAATCATACAGACTGGCCATGTCGTCAGCTATGGCGCGCCGGTTGACCAAGGCATCAGGCTTGCGGGCGCGAAGGCGGTGCTTATCGGCCAGGCCACGTCCTGCTATCCGTACCATCTCGAGGGTGCCATCAACGAGCGTACGGCTGCCGCGGTCTTCGTGGTCTCGCATCACACAGTCCAGTATGGCCTGATCGCCCTGAAGAAGTTTGCCGAGCTTTGCCATGCGCGCGGTGTTCCGGTCATCGTCGACGCCGCTTCCGAATACGATCTGAAAATCTTCCTAGCGGAAGGTGCCGACATCGCGCTCTATTCGTCGCACAAGTTTCTCGGCGGACCAACGGGTGGTATTGTTGCCGGGCGCAAGGATCTGGTTCGCAATGCGTTCCTACAGAATATGGGCATTGGCCGCGGCATGAAGCTGGGCAAGGAAAGCATCCTTGGCACTGTCGCAGCACTCGAAGCATGGGAGAAGCGCGACCATGCCGGTATCCGCGAAAAGGAAACCGGCTATCTCAACTTGTGGAAGCAGACGCTAGCGGGAAGGCCCGGTGTCACCGCCGAGATCGAACCGGATCCAACCCACAATCCGCTCGACCGCTTGCGGGTGACCGTCAACCCGCAAGAAGCGCATATCACAGCGTGGGACCTTGCCGATACGCTGGCGCGAGGGGCGCACCCGGTCATCGTTCGCGATCATGAAGCAGAGCACGGATTTTTCTATATGGATCCATGCAACCTGCATCCTGGCGAGGAGAAAATCGTGGCGAGCCGTCTCGACGAGGAGCTCAGCAAGGCACGAGCCTCGAATGAAATCATCTCAACCCCGTTTGAAGAACGTTACGCCCGTCGTATCGCTGGCCTGATGCGCTGGCCAGATTGA
- a CDS encoding amidohydrolase/deacetylase family metallohydrolase has translation MPASSATANSPIEGRLLLTNVKPVSFGPNTPSSTMDILIDADGRIAEFGPSLNVHGDVRRVDGKGAWISPGWVDLHTHIWHGGTDISVRPQLCGAERGVTTIVDAGSAGEANFHGFREYIIDPARERIKAFLNLGSIGLVACNRVSELSDIKSIDIDRTVACVNENRDHIVGLKVRASHVITGSWGVTPVKVGKKLAKILKIPMMVHVGEPPALYDEVLEILGPGDIITHCFNGKVGSSIIEDDDLFELAARCAGEGIRLDIGHGGASFSFRVAEVAIQRGLLPFSISTDIHLRSLNFAVWDLGTTMSKLLSVGMPFDKVVEAVTLSPASAINLPTENLLSVGTRADFTIFELADSDLTVIDSMGYEARLDKLFEPHWAVLGNEPIAASRYQPVKPETSGAIAPYSYR, from the coding sequence ATGCCTGCCTCTTCTGCAACCGCCAATTCTCCAATCGAAGGGCGCTTGCTGCTGACCAATGTCAAACCGGTTTCGTTCGGACCCAATACGCCTTCGTCCACCATGGACATCCTGATCGATGCTGACGGCAGGATTGCCGAGTTTGGGCCTTCGCTGAATGTCCATGGCGATGTGCGCCGTGTCGACGGCAAGGGCGCATGGATTTCTCCAGGCTGGGTCGATCTGCACACGCATATCTGGCACGGCGGCACGGATATTTCGGTGCGCCCGCAACTGTGCGGCGCCGAGCGGGGCGTCACCACTATCGTTGACGCGGGTTCGGCGGGTGAAGCCAATTTCCACGGATTTCGTGAATACATCATTGATCCGGCGCGTGAACGTATCAAGGCGTTTCTGAACCTGGGCTCCATCGGGCTCGTAGCCTGCAACCGGGTGAGCGAACTCAGCGACATCAAGTCGATCGATATCGATCGTACCGTTGCCTGCGTCAATGAAAACCGCGATCACATCGTCGGATTAAAGGTGCGTGCCAGCCATGTGATCACAGGCTCCTGGGGTGTTACTCCGGTTAAAGTCGGCAAGAAGCTGGCCAAGATACTGAAAATCCCGATGATGGTGCATGTTGGTGAACCGCCAGCGCTTTACGACGAAGTGCTGGAGATCCTCGGCCCGGGAGATATCATCACACACTGCTTCAACGGCAAGGTCGGTAGCAGCATCATCGAAGACGATGATCTTTTCGAACTGGCGGCACGTTGCGCGGGTGAGGGGATACGTCTCGACATCGGTCACGGCGGCGCATCGTTCTCGTTCCGCGTGGCGGAAGTCGCGATCCAGCGCGGACTTCTACCGTTTTCGATCTCGACCGATATTCATCTGCGCAGTTTGAACTTTGCAGTGTGGGACCTCGGCACCACGATGTCCAAACTCCTGAGCGTCGGCATGCCGTTCGACAAGGTGGTGGAGGCGGTGACGCTCTCCCCGGCATCGGCGATCAATCTGCCGACGGAGAACCTCTTGTCGGTCGGAACGCGTGCGGACTTCACCATATTCGAGCTCGCCGATTCCGATCTCACGGTCATCGACTCGATGGGGTACGAAGCAAGGCTCGACAAATTGTTCGAGCCACACTGGGCAGTGCTCGGCAATGAACCGATCGCCGCCAGCCGCTACCAACCTGTAAAGCCTGAAACATCCGGCGCCATTGCGCCCTATTCATACCGTTGA
- a CDS encoding RidA family protein, whose protein sequence is MSDLSSPAINADVSPYDRLKALGIVLPPAPSPIANFVTHIQEGNMLYLSGQGPREEDGYMHTGKVGGYVSVEEAYKHARLTGINLLAVMHSALGDLRRVKRVVKLLGMVNAVPDFADHPSVINGCSDLLINVFGEAGNHARSAVGFSSLPGNITVEIEAIISLKD, encoded by the coding sequence TTGAGTGACCTGTCAAGTCCGGCAATCAATGCCGACGTTTCCCCCTACGATCGTCTCAAGGCGCTGGGCATAGTTCTTCCCCCGGCGCCGAGCCCGATCGCGAACTTCGTTACCCACATCCAGGAAGGCAATATGCTTTACCTGTCGGGGCAAGGACCGCGGGAAGAGGACGGGTACATGCACACCGGCAAGGTCGGAGGTTATGTGAGCGTCGAAGAAGCTTACAAGCATGCGCGTCTGACCGGCATCAACCTGCTGGCGGTCATGCATTCGGCGCTCGGAGATTTGCGGCGGGTGAAACGAGTAGTGAAGCTTCTCGGCATGGTCAACGCAGTACCGGACTTTGCCGATCATCCCTCGGTCATCAATGGGTGCTCTGACTTGCTGATCAACGTTTTTGGTGAAGCCGGCAACCATGCGCGTTCAGCCGTTGGCTTCAGCTCGTTGCCCGGCAATATCACCGTGGAAATCGAGGCAATTATTTCGTTGAAGGATTGA